A stretch of the Coprobacillus cateniformis genome encodes the following:
- a CDS encoding ABC transporter ATP-binding protein, translated as MNKILEVQHIEKSYRENKAVNDLSFHVNEGEILGLLGPNGAGKSTTISILSTILKNDAGKINIFNLPLESHINEIKGQLGIVPQEIAIYEDISAYRNVAFFASLYGLKKNQLEERVMNALAFVGLEDKKNDAPKTFSGGMKRRLNIACAIAHQPKLLILDEPTVGIDPQSRNHILSSLKRLKEMGTTIIYTTHYMEEVEEIADRIVIMDKGTKIAEGTLKQLLERYKDTLVYKLYLEKFSSDVEKQLSDIDGVEAVEQTEDSLKITVSKNDDALDKIILLLVQQNCHITKMETEEGNLEMVFLELTGKKLRD; from the coding sequence ATGAATAAAATTTTAGAAGTTCAACATATAGAAAAAAGTTATCGTGAAAATAAAGCGGTGAATGATTTGTCTTTTCATGTCAATGAAGGTGAAATTCTTGGCTTGTTAGGTCCTAATGGAGCAGGTAAAAGTACAACAATTAGCATTCTGTCTACAATCTTAAAAAATGATGCTGGCAAGATAAATATATTTAACTTACCATTAGAATCACATATCAATGAAATTAAAGGACAATTAGGTATTGTCCCTCAAGAGATAGCGATTTATGAAGATATTTCAGCATATCGCAATGTTGCTTTCTTTGCATCGTTGTATGGTCTTAAAAAGAATCAATTAGAAGAACGTGTGATGAATGCATTAGCATTTGTAGGATTAGAAGATAAAAAAAATGATGCACCTAAAACATTTAGTGGTGGGATGAAACGAAGATTAAATATTGCTTGTGCAATTGCCCATCAACCCAAATTGTTGATTTTAGATGAGCCGACTGTAGGGATTGACCCACAATCTAGAAATCATATTTTATCTTCATTAAAACGTTTAAAGGAAATGGGGACAACAATTATTTATACAACTCATTATATGGAAGAAGTCGAAGAAATAGCTGATCGTATAGTCATTATGGATAAAGGAACAAAAATAGCTGAAGGAACATTGAAACAGCTTTTAGAAAGATATAAAGATACATTGGTATATAAATTATATTTAGAGAAGTTCTCATCAGATGTTGAAAAACAACTATCAGATATTGATGGTGTTGAAGCGGTGGAACAAACTGAAGATTCGCTCAAGATTACAGTTTCTAAGAATGATGATGCATTAGATAAAATCATTTTGTTATTGGTTCAACAGAACTGTCATATTACAAAAATGGAAACAGAAGAAGGAAATTTAGAGATGGTCTTTTTGGAATTAACAGGAAAGAAGTTGAGGGATTGA
- a CDS encoding PadR family transcriptional regulator, translating to MNPKYERQLKKGVLEILVLKLLSQKKMYGYQLIIEMKQLSHEMFTLREGTLYPILYRLEDDGLVVSQWSEPQGKEISRKYYLITDAGQEALAELRILWSEFSKTVTDIMGE from the coding sequence ATGAATCCAAAATATGAAAGACAATTAAAAAAAGGAGTTTTAGAGATATTGGTCTTAAAATTATTATCACAGAAAAAGATGTATGGTTATCAATTGATTATCGAAATGAAACAATTGAGTCATGAAATGTTTACATTAAGGGAAGGGACGCTCTATCCTATTCTCTATCGATTGGAAGATGATGGTTTGGTTGTAAGTCAATGGAGTGAGCCACAAGGTAAGGAAATTTCAAGAAAATATTATTTAATAACTGATGCAGGTCAAGAAGCATTGGCAGAATTGCGGATATTATGGTCTGAATTTTCAAAGACAGTTACAGATATAATGGGGGAATGA
- a CDS encoding metallophosphoesterase, with translation MYFIFRILPIIIMIPLAIYFYFFIKRICLCIFQNINKWHKIICALLAVVFVLPASSFFSFWAVVVLHLFAFAIIMDCIFVIYKKFHMTNQIFLKVYQIGVIPILCLFLMLGYGYWNMKNVLKIHYSVTTHKTITQDYRIAFLSDLHFGNTMNKSELEKYCQDISLQKPDIVMLGGDIVDEHTTYQEMKEAFEVLGQIENQYGIYYVYGNHDQALYLNSPHFTPSQLKKSIEEHHISILLDSQVNIQDEMTIIGRQDRSLGEREDTQQLIKNVNHENFILMLDHQPVDLQKNNELHVDLQLSGHTHGGQMFPVGLITSVLGFGEMNYGYQAMSDMTVIVSSGIAGWGYPLRTGSHSEYVIVDIVKE, from the coding sequence ATGTATTTTATATTTAGAATTCTACCCATCATAATCATGATTCCTTTGGCTATATACTTTTATTTTTTCATAAAACGAATATGTCTCTGTATTTTTCAAAATATAAACAAATGGCATAAAATAATATGTGCATTATTGGCGGTTGTCTTTGTTCTTCCAGCTTCTTCTTTCTTTAGTTTTTGGGCTGTCGTTGTTTTGCATCTCTTTGCATTTGCTATTATTATGGATTGCATTTTTGTTATCTACAAAAAGTTTCATATGACAAATCAAATCTTTTTAAAGGTTTATCAAATAGGGGTTATACCTATATTGTGTTTATTTCTTATGTTAGGATACGGGTATTGGAACATGAAAAATGTTTTGAAGATACATTATAGTGTTACAACTCACAAAACCATAACTCAAGACTATCGTATTGCCTTTCTTTCAGATTTACATTTTGGTAATACAATGAATAAATCAGAACTAGAAAAATATTGTCAAGATATCTCTTTACAGAAACCTGATATTGTCATGTTAGGTGGTGATATTGTTGATGAACATACAACGTATCAAGAGATGAAAGAAGCATTTGAAGTATTGGGACAAATTGAAAATCAATATGGAATTTATTATGTTTATGGAAATCATGATCAAGCTCTTTACTTGAATTCTCCTCATTTTACACCTTCTCAGCTTAAAAAGAGTATTGAAGAGCATCACATTTCTATTCTTTTGGATTCCCAAGTCAATATACAAGATGAAATGACTATCATTGGTCGTCAAGATCGTTCTTTAGGTGAGCGTGAAGACACTCAGCAGTTGATAAAGAATGTTAATCACGAAAATTTTATTTTAATGTTGGATCATCAGCCAGTAGACCTTCAAAAGAATAATGAACTGCATGTTGATTTACAATTATCAGGTCATACTCATGGCGGACAGATGTTTCCTGTGGGCCTTATCACTTCTGTTTTGGGGTTTGGTGAAATGAATTACGGTTACCAAGCAATGAGTGATATGACAGTTATTGTGTCTTCGGGTATAGCAGGCTGGGGATATCCACTAAGAACTGGCTCTCATAGCGAATATGTTATAGTAGATATTGTTAAAGAATAA
- a CDS encoding ABC transporter permease, whose product MSSIQYHCLSGVSFVNFGGNNMIYVILLLSHFVLFLTLLSSAICVTIRNEEMTNIILSNSTAVLGFLSGIFFPIASLGAFFEKIASFSPIKWTVDCVFQLIYDGVSSNYWWIILGLLALSLLLLLIVHRNYRPQDYI is encoded by the coding sequence ATGTCTAGCATTCAATATCATTGTCTTTCAGGGGTTTCTTTTGTTAATTTTGGTGGCAATAATATGATCTATGTTATTTTGTTATTAAGTCATTTTGTCTTGTTTCTGACATTACTAAGCAGTGCCATTTGTGTTACTATCCGTAATGAAGAAATGACAAATATAATTTTATCAAACTCAACAGCAGTTTTAGGCTTCCTATCAGGAATATTCTTTCCTATTGCAAGTTTAGGAGCATTCTTTGAGAAAATTGCAAGCTTTTCTCCAATTAAATGGACTGTGGACTGTGTCTTTCAGCTGATTTATGATGGAGTCAGTTCAAATTATTGGTGGATTATTCTTGGACTCCTTGCTTTATCTTTGTTGTTATTGCTGATTGTTCATAGAAATTATCGTCCCCAGGATTATATTTAG
- a CDS encoding DUF3784 domain-containing protein, giving the protein MIIWIMIVIFGVLSIVFFMGKGAFLIAGYNTAKVEDKLKYDEKKLCRVIGVGCLIVTISLLLAQLFEEMAVYFCSIGILLGVIVMFVGTSFFCNNKGEKNNDKTGKKGILKSKGFWSGLFTVGVCLFVGVTLFTGHVKVEFYDQYLSVGSDSWATKTIEVDYENIGNIEYVSDIELGKRTFGVGSAVLNAGHFKNKTYGDYNLYAYTSCKEYIVLHTESGIVVFNDKDEAKTKSLYQQIEDKLKK; this is encoded by the coding sequence ATGATTATTTGGATTATGATTGTAATTTTTGGAGTTTTGTCAATTGTTTTCTTCATGGGGAAAGGTGCTTTCTTGATTGCGGGCTATAATACAGCAAAAGTTGAGGATAAGTTAAAATATGATGAAAAGAAACTTTGCAGAGTTATAGGTGTTGGTTGTCTTATAGTAACAATTTCCTTATTGTTGGCACAACTTTTTGAAGAGATGGCAGTTTATTTTTGTTCTATTGGTATATTGTTGGGAGTCATTGTTATGTTTGTTGGAACAAGCTTTTTCTGTAATAATAAAGGTGAGAAAAATAATGATAAAACAGGTAAAAAAGGTATCTTGAAAAGCAAAGGATTTTGGAGTGGACTGTTTACAGTTGGTGTGTGTCTTTTTGTAGGAGTGACTTTGTTTACAGGTCATGTAAAAGTTGAATTTTATGATCAGTATTTAAGTGTAGGGTCTGATTCATGGGCAACAAAAACTATTGAAGTTGATTATGAAAATATTGGGAATATTGAGTATGTTTCAGATATTGAGTTAGGCAAGAGAACATTTGGTGTAGGAAGTGCAGTTTTAAATGCTGGGCATTTTAAAAATAAGACTTATGGAGATTACAATTTATATGCTTATACAAGTTGTAAAGAATATATTGTTTTGCATACTGAATCTGGCATTGTTGTATTTAATGATAAAGATGAAGCAAAAACCAAAAGTTTATATCAACAAATTGAAGATAAATTAAAAAAATAG
- a CDS encoding PucR family transcriptional regulator, which yields MGFTIEDALVQTQDQYCLTLLAGKAGCSNAISWVHMIEDTTIIQQLWGKELAVTTGLGFQTHDALLDFVQCLVKYHSVGLIINTGKYIFDIPDDILRYCDEQDFPLLTTPWEVHMADLIKDFSMRCLSSEKEDRQISKYFQETFINPHLSAEYRQQLMSTFDVDGYFQILLIGIEDSDRFDTIARRRIAFQLEICFEKIESPYSFFWFDGAFVLVVNNLEVDVLEEIVDKMYRRSKKRMKDIIIHIGIGTRMLDYKNVILSYKRAYAAQQMAQQFDYPLMSFDEMGVYQLLFLIEDHQVLEDMYHQLLNPLLAYDYQHHGELEKTLYYYLVYDGSQQAMAKHLYMHRNTINYRLTKIKELLSCELSTFEEKLPYMLAFYIKKMISNQKAD from the coding sequence ATGGGATTTACAATTGAGGATGCATTGGTCCAAACACAAGATCAGTATTGTTTAACATTACTAGCTGGTAAAGCGGGTTGCAGCAATGCGATTAGCTGGGTACACATGATAGAAGATACAACAATTATTCAACAGTTGTGGGGAAAAGAATTGGCAGTTACAACGGGATTGGGGTTTCAGACACATGATGCTTTATTGGATTTTGTACAATGTCTTGTTAAATATCATAGTGTTGGATTGATTATAAATACAGGGAAATATATTTTTGATATTCCGGATGATATTTTGAGGTATTGTGACGAACAGGATTTTCCATTGTTGACAACACCATGGGAAGTGCATATGGCAGATTTAATTAAGGACTTTAGTATGCGATGTTTAAGCTCTGAGAAAGAAGATCGTCAGATTTCAAAATATTTTCAAGAAACTTTTATAAATCCACATTTGAGTGCAGAATATCGTCAGCAGCTTATGAGTACATTTGATGTAGATGGCTATTTTCAGATTCTATTAATAGGGATAGAAGATTCAGACCGTTTTGATACCATTGCAAGAAGACGTATAGCATTTCAGTTGGAAATCTGTTTTGAAAAGATTGAGAGCCCTTATAGTTTCTTTTGGTTTGATGGTGCATTTGTTTTGGTTGTCAATAATTTAGAAGTTGATGTTTTAGAAGAGATTGTTGATAAAATGTATAGAAGATCTAAAAAAAGAATGAAAGATATCATTATTCATATTGGTATCGGTACAAGAATGCTTGATTATAAAAATGTTATTTTAAGTTATAAACGTGCCTATGCTGCTCAACAAATGGCACAACAGTTTGATTATCCATTAATGTCATTTGATGAAATGGGGGTTTATCAATTGTTGTTTTTAATTGAGGATCATCAAGTTTTAGAAGATATGTATCATCAATTGTTAAATCCTTTACTAGCTTATGATTATCAGCATCATGGGGAATTGGAGAAAACGCTATATTACTATCTCGTGTATGATGGAAGCCAGCAAGCTATGGCTAAACATCTTTACATGCATAGAAATACGATTAATTATCGGTTGACAAAAATCAAAGAATTGCTAAGTTGTGAACTTTCTACTTTTGAAGAGAAACTTCCCTACATGTTAGCTTTTTATATTAAAAAAATGATAAGCAATCAAAAAGCAGACTAG
- a CDS encoding MerR family transcriptional regulator, protein MRICEISDMFHLTQDTLRYYEKIGLLDPVSKDKKGNRDYQPKDIRRLEFISCMRDAGLSIQVLQKYIELYQQGDGTILERKNLLVNERDKLIEKQSLIHKSLEKLNYKIENYEKILNKEI, encoded by the coding sequence ATGAGAATATGCGAGATTAGTGATATGTTTCATTTGACTCAGGATACTTTACGCTATTATGAAAAAATTGGTCTGTTAGATCCTGTAAGTAAAGATAAGAAGGGAAATCGAGATTATCAGCCAAAAGATATTCGACGCTTAGAGTTTATCAGTTGTATGCGTGATGCTGGATTAAGTATTCAAGTTTTACAAAAATATATTGAGCTTTATCAACAGGGTGATGGAACGATTTTAGAACGTAAGAATTTATTAGTGAATGAACGTGATAAATTGATTGAAAAACAATCATTGATTCATAAATCATTAGAGAAATTAAATTATAAGATTGAAAACTATGAAAAAATATTAAATAAAGAAATATAG
- a CDS encoding alpha/beta fold hydrolase, which translates to MFYIQSNDCTKLAVYDYNPHGSRTIILVHGWPLSHKMFEYQIPTLLQYDYRIVTMDIRGFGQSDESTCGYDYNQLATDLFSIIHQMNLYNFALLGFSMGGAIVTRYMCLYQGYGVSKLCLLDAAVPTYCQSPQNPYGQSVQDTDKLIQLGYHDRPKLNQYFGSIFFAKKHSHPFMNWLQGISDDASGLGQMQTLFSLRDENVFCDLQSIQVPTAIFHGTKDQICRFEMAEIMHQNISSSQLFPLKDAGHGAFYDNLEEFNNLLIHFLDDNNEKQTT; encoded by the coding sequence ATGTTTTATATTCAATCTAATGACTGTACAAAATTAGCTGTTTATGATTATAACCCTCATGGCTCAAGGACAATTATTCTTGTGCATGGCTGGCCATTATCTCACAAAATGTTTGAATATCAAATTCCCACCTTATTACAATATGATTACCGTATTGTGACAATGGATATTCGTGGATTTGGGCAATCTGATGAATCAACCTGTGGATATGATTATAATCAATTGGCAACAGATTTATTTTCTATTATTCATCAAATGAATCTTTACAACTTTGCTTTGTTAGGGTTTTCAATGGGTGGAGCGATTGTTACACGTTATATGTGTCTTTATCAGGGATATGGTGTCTCTAAACTCTGTTTATTAGATGCTGCTGTTCCAACTTATTGTCAATCACCCCAAAATCCTTATGGCCAATCTGTACAAGATACAGATAAGCTTATTCAACTGGGTTATCATGACCGACCAAAGCTTAATCAATATTTTGGGAGTATTTTCTTTGCAAAAAAACATTCTCATCCATTTATGAATTGGCTGCAAGGTATCAGTGATGATGCTTCTGGTCTTGGTCAGATGCAAACTTTATTTTCTTTACGTGATGAAAATGTGTTTTGTGACCTCCAATCCATTCAAGTTCCTACAGCTATTTTTCATGGCACAAAAGACCAAATTTGTCGTTTTGAAATGGCTGAGATCATGCATCAAAATATCTCATCTTCCCAATTGTTTCCATTAAAAGATGCTGGTCATGGTGCTTTCTATGATAATTTAGAGGAATTCAACAATTTATTAATTCATTTTTTAGATGATAATAATGAAAAGCAGACAACCTAG
- a CDS encoding ABC transporter permease has product MLKLMKLIFYRISHDKAFLIVYLVLIPIVMGIAVYFTNTMSYQMQIGVVGDIETVVNDEIQYIPLKEIPKNSQMVLNQYDAVVYQEGLNVKVLSTKGEEYNQAIQLLMNGQIDSLSTDKGRGTASNILGFLMMVISLLGVQIYSYYFDERKGINKRILGTSVHCYQYMLSHFIVVFSFLFVPAVTVICGALFIFDIALSIALWQFVLTLMLLCFFATAFGLWINVLSKTLEESMMLGNMFAIVGTIVSGGFVQVTDNEIFNAVVQVFPQKQIMSLLLSLENHTAVPVLGILYVAVISILFIVIAIIIEKKKLPNR; this is encoded by the coding sequence ATGTTAAAACTCATGAAATTAATATTTTATCGTATTAGCCATGATAAAGCGTTTTTAATAGTTTATCTTGTTTTAATTCCAATTGTGATGGGTATTGCTGTTTATTTTACGAACACTATGTCTTATCAAATGCAAATAGGAGTCGTGGGGGATATTGAAACAGTTGTTAATGATGAAATTCAATATATTCCATTAAAAGAGATTCCAAAAAATTCACAGATGGTTTTAAATCAATATGATGCTGTTGTTTATCAGGAAGGACTCAATGTCAAAGTATTATCTACAAAAGGTGAAGAGTATAATCAGGCTATCCAATTGTTGATGAATGGTCAAATAGATTCTCTATCTACTGATAAAGGGCGTGGAACTGCCTCTAATATTCTAGGTTTTTTAATGATGGTTATTTCATTATTGGGAGTTCAGATTTATTCATATTATTTTGATGAAAGAAAAGGGATTAATAAAAGGATACTAGGAACCTCAGTACATTGTTATCAATATATGTTAAGTCATTTTATTGTTGTTTTTAGTTTTCTATTTGTTCCAGCTGTTACTGTGATATGTGGAGCTCTATTTATTTTTGATATCGCATTGTCTATTGCTTTATGGCAATTTGTTCTCACCTTAATGTTGTTATGCTTTTTTGCAACTGCATTTGGCCTTTGGATTAATGTTTTATCAAAAACACTAGAGGAAAGTATGATGCTTGGTAATATGTTTGCTATTGTGGGGACGATTGTTTCAGGTGGATTTGTTCAGGTGACTGATAATGAAATCTTTAATGCAGTTGTTCAGGTTTTTCCTCAAAAACAAATCATGTCATTGTTGTTGTCTCTTGAAAACCATACGGCAGTACCTGTATTAGGAATATTGTATGTTGCTGTTATATCAATTTTATTTATTGTTATAGCCATTATTATTGAAAAGAAAAAATTACCAAATAGATAA
- a CDS encoding DUF1893 domain-containing protein produces the protein MNLKLLQEKLNKENYTLIADKNGEYYTSYSRGIAPILDPMKDDQSFFKGAIVVDKVIGKATAMLLILSGVEFIYAYVLSQKAMEILEQYHVPFEYRKLVDYIENRDQTGMCPMEATVYDINDLNEAFEALILKQQALKMNR, from the coding sequence ATGAACCTGAAACTTTTACAAGAGAAGCTTAATAAAGAAAATTATACACTCATTGCTGATAAGAATGGTGAATATTATACTTCTTATTCAAGGGGGATTGCACCAATCTTAGATCCAATGAAAGATGATCAATCTTTTTTTAAAGGTGCTATTGTTGTTGATAAAGTGATTGGGAAAGCCACTGCTATGTTATTGATTCTATCAGGTGTTGAATTTATTTATGCATATGTTTTGAGTCAAAAAGCAATGGAAATATTAGAACAATACCATGTTCCTTTTGAATATCGAAAACTTGTTGATTATATTGAAAATAGAGATCAAACAGGAATGTGTCCAATGGAAGCAACAGTTTATGACATCAATGATTTAAATGAAGCATTTGAAGCATTAATTCTTAAACAGCAAGCATTAAAAATGAATAGATAA
- a CDS encoding ECF transporter S component, which translates to MKTRKITFGAMCLALSLLLPQAFHLIGMQQAGSVFLPMHIPVFIGGMLLGPIYGLFLGIFAPLTSFVVTGMPTAERVLFMMSELATYGMVSGLLFHHFHFSKKKLGSVMALLLSMIAGRLVYGFVISIATYVFGIPLGGIQAVIMATMTGLPGIVIQLLFVPAIVTIVDRGGYFNEPETFTREA; encoded by the coding sequence ATGAAAACAAGAAAAATAACATTTGGAGCGATGTGTTTAGCATTATCATTATTATTACCTCAAGCTTTTCATCTCATTGGTATGCAGCAAGCTGGATCAGTTTTCTTGCCAATGCACATTCCTGTTTTTATTGGTGGAATGCTACTAGGACCAATTTATGGTTTGTTTCTAGGCATTTTTGCACCACTTACAAGTTTTGTTGTGACAGGAATGCCTACTGCAGAAAGAGTTTTATTTATGATGAGTGAACTTGCAACTTATGGGATGGTAAGTGGTTTATTATTCCATCATTTCCACTTTTCTAAAAAGAAATTAGGTTCAGTCATGGCACTTCTTCTTTCTATGATTGCTGGTCGTTTGGTTTATGGTTTTGTTATTTCTATTGCAACTTATGTTTTTGGAATTCCTCTAGGTGGGATTCAAGCGGTTATTATGGCAACAATGACAGGATTGCCAGGAATTGTCATCCAATTGTTATTTGTCCCTGCAATTGTTACAATTGTTGATAGAGGAGGATATTTCAATGAACCTGAAACTTTTACAAGAGAAGCTTAA
- a CDS encoding DUF3887 domain-containing protein, with amino-acid sequence MNKERYMSVFKKSLGCNKEKKNLICEELDADIQEAMKNGESWSDIQERLGEPHVLANEFNENLGVKNSSPKKKVWIYIGIVVIGLLLAGFFYINSLIPQVSNIGASGYFQQSEVEKQSLDIVVNLSQRNYQAIHDISNQELQGALSQERLETAVNGLGDIGEFEKITSQNYAEVTQKGEVNVVGELVALYDQRSVTYTISFDKDMKLSGLYMK; translated from the coding sequence ATGAATAAAGAAAGATATATGTCTGTTTTTAAAAAGAGTCTTGGTTGTAATAAGGAGAAAAAGAATTTAATTTGTGAGGAATTAGATGCAGATATTCAAGAAGCAATGAAAAATGGTGAGAGTTGGTCAGATATTCAAGAAAGATTAGGTGAACCCCATGTTTTAGCTAATGAATTTAATGAGAATTTAGGTGTTAAAAATAGTTCTCCGAAAAAGAAGGTATGGATTTATATTGGTATTGTTGTTATTGGGTTGTTATTAGCAGGGTTCTTTTATATAAACTCATTAATACCACAAGTCAGTAATATAGGTGCATCTGGTTATTTTCAGCAGAGTGAAGTTGAAAAACAATCTTTAGATATTGTAGTCAATCTTAGTCAAAGAAACTACCAAGCCATTCATGATATATCTAATCAAGAGTTACAGGGGGCATTGTCACAGGAGCGCTTGGAAACAGCGGTGAATGGGCTAGGCGATATTGGCGAATTTGAAAAGATTACAAGTCAAAATTATGCTGAAGTGACTCAAAAAGGAGAAGTCAATGTAGTAGGAGAACTAGTTGCTTTATATGATCAAAGAAGTGTAACATATACTATTTCTTTTGATAAAGATATGAAACTTTCAGGATTGTATATGAAATAA
- a CDS encoding MATE family efflux transporter produces the protein MFHFKIDLLKDNILKALLLFAFPILIANIFQQLYNTMDTMIVGNFLGDTSLAAISACGAVYELLIGFALGVGNGLSIVTARNYGSNDENQIKKSVAGSIVIGIGLTLLIMLISLLFLYPLLQLLHTPIHIIDEAYSYIFVVTIFVGVMFAYNLCAGLLRAIGNSVMPLIFLIISSLINVGLDILLITQFAMGVQGAAVATVISQAISVILCIFYIYKKTPILIPCREHFTVDKGLYKELLGQGFSMGFMMSIVSAGTVILQSAINDFGYLIIAGHGTARKLNSFCMMPAGTIGLALSTFVSQNKGANQQQRIRDGVRYGNLIACAWGALITVILFFGAPLLVQLISGSREPTVIDNATLYLRINAPFYAVLGILLNLRNSLQGLGMKIIPLVSSVIECLGKIVFVALFIPVLHYFGVIICEPVIWCCMCLQLAWSFYHNPYIKGAKNNQETV, from the coding sequence ATGTTTCATTTTAAAATTGATTTATTAAAAGACAATATATTAAAGGCTTTATTGTTATTTGCTTTTCCAATTCTGATTGCTAATATTTTTCAACAACTCTACAACACAATGGATACGATGATTGTAGGGAATTTCTTAGGTGATACATCATTAGCAGCAATTAGTGCTTGTGGAGCTGTTTATGAATTGTTAATTGGATTTGCTTTGGGAGTCGGTAATGGACTCTCAATTGTTACAGCGAGAAATTATGGATCAAATGATGAGAATCAGATTAAGAAATCGGTAGCTGGATCAATTGTTATTGGTATTGGCTTGACATTATTAATTATGCTTATTTCTCTTTTGTTTCTATATCCTTTATTACAACTTTTACATACACCTATTCATATTATAGATGAGGCATATTCATATATATTTGTAGTGACCATATTTGTAGGAGTTATGTTTGCTTATAATCTGTGTGCTGGATTGTTGCGTGCGATTGGGAATAGTGTTATGCCTTTGATTTTTTTGATTATTTCATCACTCATTAATGTTGGACTAGATATTTTATTGATTACGCAATTTGCAATGGGAGTTCAAGGGGCAGCAGTTGCTACAGTGATTTCGCAAGCTATTTCAGTTATTCTTTGTATTTTTTATATATACAAAAAAACACCTATCTTGATTCCTTGTAGAGAACATTTTACTGTTGATAAGGGACTTTATAAAGAATTATTAGGACAAGGATTTTCGATGGGCTTTATGATGTCAATTGTTTCAGCTGGGACTGTTATTTTACAAAGTGCTATTAATGATTTTGGTTATCTGATTATTGCTGGTCATGGAACTGCGCGTAAACTCAATTCATTTTGTATGATGCCAGCTGGAACAATAGGACTGGCGTTATCTACTTTTGTTTCTCAGAACAAAGGTGCTAATCAGCAACAAAGAATTCGAGATGGGGTCAGATATGGGAATCTTATTGCTTGTGCATGGGGTGCTCTTATCACAGTGATTTTATTTTTTGGAGCTCCATTACTTGTTCAATTGATTTCTGGTTCTCGTGAACCTACTGTCATTGATAATGCTACTTTGTACTTACGAATAAATGCACCATTCTATGCTGTTTTGGGAATACTGTTAAATTTACGTAATTCTTTACAAGGATTAGGTATGAAAATTATCCCTCTAGTTTCAAGCGTTATTGAATGTTTAGGCAAAATTGTATTTGTTGCTTTATTTATACCTGTTCTCCATTATTTTGGTGTGATTATATGTGAACCAGTGATTTGGTGCTGCATGTGTCTACAACTCGCGTGGTCATTTTATCATAATCCTTATATCAAAGGTGCTAAAAATAATCAAGAAACAGTTTGA
- a CDS encoding manganese efflux pump, with translation MHILSVILFALSANIDCLVIGLSYSLKKTIIDINSNLLIAFMSTIGTYFSMMLGSLLTRFLSINTANHIGSLILIVIGISMILQKQQDIKQFQSHKKITLKETFLLGFALSLNNIGLGIGASITGLPCFYTCLATLCASFVFILISQWLGKTYFSKYISSYASPVSGLLIFLLGFYELCI, from the coding sequence ATGCATATACTCTCTGTCATTCTTTTTGCACTATCAGCCAATATTGATTGTCTCGTTATTGGTTTATCGTATAGTCTCAAAAAAACCATTATTGATATCAATAGTAATTTATTAATTGCCTTTATGTCAACAATAGGTACTTACTTTTCTATGATGCTAGGAAGTTTATTAACACGGTTCTTATCTATAAACACAGCAAACCATATTGGATCATTAATCCTCATCGTTATAGGTATCAGTATGATCTTACAAAAACAGCAGGATATAAAACAATTTCAATCTCATAAGAAAATCACACTAAAAGAGACTTTCTTACTTGGTTTTGCATTATCATTAAACAACATAGGCTTGGGTATTGGTGCAAGCATCACAGGCTTACCATGCTTTTACACCTGTTTAGCAACACTGTGTGCATCTTTTGTTTTTATACTCATATCTCAATGGCTTGGTAAAACTTATTTTTCCAAATATATTTCTTCTTATGCTTCACCAGTTTCTGGTTTATTAATATTTCTATTGGGATTCTATGAATTGTGTATTTAA